The Herminiimonas arsenitoxidans genome window below encodes:
- a CDS encoding HEAT repeat domain-containing protein, translating into MSNFSSDPHFVGTAWIGMIAIGLTLLLILVLVYLRASLSRRTQEERAFLSIWHPLLLSSLHSSVSAVLPSLAARDRVYFLKLWNQLIRSANSREATENLISIAYSVGCDRFSQRLLRHGNRVERLLAILTLGHLRDHASWDALVMQTLAADNVTSINAFHALVQIDAKAAAQQLTPLMLAREDWAIAHIASILQPTHSAFTLPLLEAVEEIRAAHLIRALRLIEALRLPIPHTTALKLLDITNETETIIAALRISKDAGLLAHIRLHLNHPDWRVRGQVAKVLGRIGEHADVNRLIPLLADAEWWVRYRAAQALVGIPFLSMAEIELLRHNLSDRFARDMLGQALAERHPS; encoded by the coding sequence GTGTCGAATTTTTCTTCAGATCCTCATTTCGTCGGCACTGCCTGGATAGGCATGATCGCTATTGGTTTAACGCTATTATTGATATTGGTGCTGGTCTATCTGCGCGCATCACTCAGCCGTCGTACACAAGAAGAGCGCGCATTTCTCTCCATCTGGCATCCCTTGCTGCTCAGCTCTCTGCATTCTTCTGTTTCTGCTGTACTGCCCTCCTTGGCAGCACGCGATCGCGTGTACTTTTTAAAACTATGGAATCAGTTAATACGTAGTGCTAACAGTCGCGAGGCAACGGAAAACTTGATCAGCATTGCCTACTCCGTCGGCTGTGATCGTTTTTCGCAACGCTTGCTGCGCCATGGCAATCGCGTCGAACGTCTGCTGGCAATACTGACACTAGGGCACTTGCGTGACCATGCATCGTGGGATGCACTCGTGATGCAAACACTCGCTGCCGATAACGTCACGTCCATTAATGCATTCCATGCGCTAGTACAAATCGATGCGAAAGCCGCAGCCCAGCAGTTAACGCCACTCATGCTGGCGCGCGAAGATTGGGCGATTGCACATATCGCCAGCATTCTGCAGCCAACACATAGCGCATTCACTCTGCCATTGCTTGAAGCGGTAGAAGAAATCAGGGCCGCGCATTTGATCAGAGCGTTGCGCTTGATCGAAGCATTACGTCTGCCCATACCGCACACTACTGCGCTCAAATTGCTGGATATAACAAACGAGACAGAAACCATCATCGCCGCGCTACGCATTTCAAAAGATGCCGGCTTGCTGGCGCATATCCGCCTGCATTTAAATCACCCTGATTGGCGTGTACGCGGGCAAGTAGCCAAAGTATTGGGACGCATAGGAGAGCACGCAGACGTCAACCGTCTGATCCCGCTGCTTGCAGATGCGGAATGGTGGGTGCGTTATCGCGCAGCACAGGCATTGGTGGGGATACCGTTTCTCAGCATGGCCGAAATTGAATTATTGCGACACAACTTATCAGATCGTTTTGCCCGCGACATGCTAGGCCAAGCCTTGGCGGAAAGACATCCATCATGA
- a CDS encoding glycosyltransferase family 2 protein produces the protein MTLPAVLNYVTWGVFSYFIAYNLSYLFLNMLAIFRMHGIEQGKILAELPHIHTGLEPPISILFTTRNEASIIAASVQSLLQLEYPQQEIIVINDGSQDETIQILTAAFDLHPFPEAYRIQLTTQAVSCIYRSTRYPSLRVIDKEYGGTADALNAGINASRYPLFCNVDAATILHRDSLKRIVTPFLNDNTVIAAVSAVRVANGCEVENGLLKKVALPKHWLALFQIVEYLRSTLFAPLGWSMLNGMLMAPAGMTLFRKASVIAVGGYRRDTRSAGTELIVRMHRLMRKKQQTYRIRFIADPVCWHQVPQNLTTLKSHCIRWQQGLADSLSQNMALMFSRNGGVPGRIVFPFFLLFEWSGPILEFLGYVFMLIAFACGLVSWQACIAFLSVAIGLGILLSASTLLLEEMSFHLYPTASDIATLTIAAVISNLGYRQLTSTWRALGMLRWMTGRPSRHDAIEYVETNRTA, from the coding sequence ATGACATTGCCTGCCGTACTCAATTACGTGACATGGGGCGTATTCAGCTATTTCATCGCCTACAACCTCAGCTATCTCTTCCTGAATATGCTTGCGATCTTCCGCATGCATGGCATCGAACAGGGAAAAATCCTGGCTGAGCTGCCACACATTCATACAGGATTAGAGCCACCAATCAGCATTCTGTTCACAACACGCAATGAGGCCAGCATCATCGCAGCCTCAGTGCAGTCTTTGCTGCAACTCGAATATCCGCAACAGGAAATCATCGTCATCAACGACGGCTCGCAAGACGAGACCATACAAATCCTGACTGCTGCATTTGATCTGCATCCATTCCCAGAGGCATATCGCATCCAATTGACGACACAGGCTGTCAGCTGCATTTATCGCTCAACACGCTATCCCAGTCTGCGCGTCATCGACAAAGAATATGGTGGCACGGCAGATGCATTAAACGCCGGCATTAATGCATCACGCTACCCATTATTTTGTAACGTAGATGCAGCGACTATCCTGCATAGAGACAGCTTGAAGCGTATCGTCACGCCGTTCCTGAACGACAATACAGTGATCGCAGCCGTCAGTGCCGTACGTGTTGCCAACGGTTGCGAAGTAGAAAATGGCTTGTTGAAAAAGGTCGCATTACCAAAACATTGGCTGGCACTTTTTCAAATCGTTGAATATCTGCGCAGTACACTGTTCGCACCACTAGGCTGGTCCATGCTCAATGGCATGTTGATGGCTCCGGCAGGCATGACCTTGTTCCGTAAAGCAAGCGTCATCGCAGTTGGTGGCTATCGTCGAGATACCCGCAGCGCGGGTACAGAATTGATCGTGCGCATGCACCGTCTGATGCGCAAGAAGCAACAAACTTATCGCATACGCTTTATCGCTGATCCTGTGTGCTGGCATCAAGTGCCACAGAATCTCACCACCTTGAAAAGCCATTGCATACGATGGCAACAAGGGTTGGCAGATAGCCTCAGTCAAAATATGGCATTAATGTTTTCACGCAATGGTGGTGTACCTGGCCGCATCGTCTTCCCATTCTTCCTGCTATTTGAATGGTCCGGCCCTATCCTTGAATTTCTCGGCTACGTATTCATGCTCATCGCCTTTGCCTGTGGCTTGGTGTCATGGCAGGCATGTATTGCGTTTCTTTCCGTAGCAATCGGTTTGGGGATTCTGTTGTCGGCATCCACCTTGCTACTGGAAGAAATGTCCTTCCATCTCTATCCGACCGCCAGCGATATCGCCACATTGACCATCGCTGCTGTCATCAGCAATCTAGGTTATCGCCAACTCACATCAACATGGCGTGCACTAGGCATGCTGCGCTGGATGACAGGTCGGCCAAGCCGTCATGATGCGATTGAGTATGTGGAAACGAACCGGACAGCGTGA
- a CDS encoding bifunctional diguanylate cyclase/phosphodiesterase, with translation MRSRAPFSVSLAALSTLLIGLLISALLFTAVRRLEHDKVDIDFQQQAKVRVAAVQNGLDSSLRVLTDINQLFTTFGTISREQFASFSIPLLARNPYIQAFNFHRYVSNQERPKYEAAMRAHYPEFSITEVVDGKRVPASERARYRVVDYIEPMQGNDVALGFDSDSYPFQRAAMQRAIDTGKPSATGLLRLLQERTVQRGFIVLMPVYQAGMPLTDIASRRLAVIGDTAAVFRSGDLIAKSLDADNFLLASNIDLDVDVSVYASAEQNEDSLVFGQGTIPTVHEAMLGLPKWLFYDQPAPYQHVFDIAGKTWNMVVSTPPTLFIKKSSNALWAFLAGLLLSVASAIYLQTVVDRSRRIQLLVDDRTAQLRAVNEDLIADIAARKHAEHELQLRERAIEASANAIIITSALAPHYPIEYVNPAFERITGYTLEETIGRNIGFLWGKDSDQPGIEEIRAIALEKREGHAVLRNYRKDGTLFWSDLYVAPVKDDTGEVSHFVVAQYDITATKRYESELEFQTNRDALTGLANRSLLRDRLSQAISYAHRYNHPIWIAFVDLDRFKFVNDTLGHQAGDILLKAIAERLQLAVRDTDTVSRMGGDEFVLILPERIDSGLSTGIVQRIMDGIAQPLTIEGHEFFISSSVGVAVYPTDGATPEELIKHADIAMYRAKETGRNNFQFYTSAMNERALERLRIEGDLRNALEREEFILHYQPQVDLRTGKIVGVEALIRWEHPELGMIPPMRFIGLAEETGLIVPIGAWVIRTACLQNKAWQASGLGYLRMSVNLSSRQFAQQDLLESIALALQEAELAPEYLEIELTESLVMADVDHAIGVLRELKALGVKLSIDDFGTGYSSLSYLKRFPIDVLKIDRSFVNDITTDPDDAAIVASIISLAHSLRLTVIAEGVETEAQLAYLQQHDCDQIQGYFFSRPVTAQALENMLQDSKRLQIETTGSLI, from the coding sequence ATGCGTAGTCGCGCACCTTTTTCTGTGTCATTGGCCGCGTTGTCGACGCTTCTGATCGGATTGTTGATCAGTGCACTGCTTTTTACGGCGGTGCGTCGCCTTGAGCATGACAAGGTAGATATCGATTTTCAGCAACAGGCTAAAGTGCGTGTGGCTGCCGTGCAGAATGGGCTGGATAGTTCGCTGCGTGTGTTGACCGATATCAATCAATTATTCACTACCTTCGGTACGATCAGTCGAGAGCAATTCGCATCGTTTTCCATTCCTTTGCTGGCCCGTAATCCTTACATCCAGGCTTTCAATTTTCATCGTTATGTGTCGAATCAAGAGCGCCCGAAGTACGAGGCGGCAATGCGTGCGCACTATCCAGAATTTTCGATTACGGAAGTGGTTGATGGCAAGCGCGTGCCAGCGAGTGAACGAGCGCGCTATCGCGTAGTGGATTACATAGAGCCTATGCAAGGCAATGACGTTGCATTGGGTTTTGATTCAGACTCTTATCCGTTTCAGCGCGCCGCAATGCAGCGCGCGATTGATACTGGCAAACCTTCTGCGACCGGATTACTGCGCTTGCTGCAAGAACGTACAGTACAGCGTGGTTTCATTGTTTTGATGCCGGTCTATCAGGCCGGTATGCCGCTGACAGATATCGCATCGCGTCGTCTGGCGGTGATAGGCGATACGGCAGCAGTTTTTCGTAGCGGTGATTTAATAGCCAAATCACTGGACGCAGATAATTTCTTGCTGGCTTCGAATATTGATCTGGACGTAGATGTCAGTGTGTATGCAAGTGCCGAACAAAATGAAGATAGCCTGGTCTTTGGCCAAGGGACCATCCCGACGGTGCATGAAGCTATGCTCGGCCTTCCAAAGTGGTTGTTCTATGACCAGCCGGCACCTTACCAACATGTATTTGATATTGCTGGCAAAACATGGAATATGGTGGTGTCTACACCTCCTACCTTGTTCATCAAAAAAAGTAGCAACGCCTTGTGGGCTTTCCTTGCGGGACTTCTTTTAAGTGTCGCTTCAGCGATTTATCTGCAAACAGTAGTAGACCGTTCACGCCGCATTCAGTTGCTGGTCGATGATAGAACTGCGCAGCTACGCGCAGTCAATGAAGACTTGATTGCTGATATCGCTGCACGCAAGCATGCCGAGCACGAGTTGCAGTTACGTGAGCGAGCAATCGAAGCCAGTGCGAATGCGATCATCATTACCAGCGCGCTGGCACCACATTATCCGATTGAATATGTGAATCCTGCATTCGAACGGATTACCGGCTACACCCTGGAAGAAACGATAGGTCGGAACATTGGATTCTTGTGGGGCAAGGATAGCGATCAACCTGGTATTGAAGAGATTCGTGCGATCGCATTGGAGAAAAGAGAAGGCCATGCTGTTCTGCGCAACTATCGCAAGGATGGCACTTTGTTCTGGAGCGATTTATATGTTGCGCCAGTCAAGGACGATACCGGCGAGGTGAGCCATTTCGTTGTTGCGCAATACGATATTACGGCGACCAAACGTTATGAATCGGAACTGGAGTTCCAGACCAATCGGGATGCATTGACAGGTTTGGCAAATCGCAGCTTGTTGCGTGATCGCTTGAGTCAGGCGATTTCGTATGCACATCGTTATAACCATCCGATCTGGATTGCCTTTGTCGATCTGGATCGCTTCAAATTCGTGAACGATACGCTGGGCCATCAAGCGGGCGATATTTTGTTGAAAGCTATCGCAGAGCGTTTGCAATTGGCTGTACGTGACACAGATACAGTATCGCGCATGGGTGGCGATGAGTTTGTACTGATCCTCCCTGAACGTATCGACTCCGGATTATCGACCGGGATAGTCCAGCGCATCATGGATGGCATCGCGCAGCCGTTGACGATTGAAGGTCATGAATTTTTCATCAGCAGCAGTGTGGGTGTCGCGGTTTATCCGACCGATGGTGCAACACCGGAAGAGCTGATCAAACATGCCGATATCGCAATGTATAGAGCGAAAGAAACCGGACGTAATAACTTCCAGTTCTATACCTCGGCGATGAATGAACGTGCCTTGGAGCGCTTGCGAATCGAGGGTGATTTGCGTAATGCCTTGGAGCGTGAAGAATTCATCTTGCACTACCAGCCGCAAGTAGATTTGCGTACGGGAAAAATTGTCGGTGTAGAAGCGTTGATACGCTGGGAGCATCCGGAGTTGGGCATGATTCCGCCTATGCGCTTTATCGGCTTGGCAGAAGAGACCGGTTTGATCGTGCCTATCGGTGCATGGGTAATACGTACAGCATGCTTGCAAAACAAGGCATGGCAGGCGAGTGGTTTGGGCTACTTGCGGATGTCGGTCAATCTGTCATCGCGCCAGTTTGCCCAGCAGGATTTGCTGGAGTCGATCGCCTTGGCCTTGCAAGAAGCAGAGCTGGCGCCTGAGTATCTGGAAATCGAATTGACGGAAAGTCTGGTGATGGCGGATGTCGATCATGCGATCGGCGTCTTGCGCGAGTTGAAGGCGCTGGGGGTGAAATTGTCGATTGACGATTTTGGTACAGGGTATTCCAGTCTGTCTTATCTGAAACGCTTCCCTATCGATGTGTTGAAAATTGATCGCTCATTCGTCAATGACATCACTACCGATCCAGATGATGCCGCCATCGTTGCATCCATCATTTCACTGGCGCATAGCTTACGTCTGACGGTGATCGCGGAGGGTGTGGAAACCGAAGCGCAACTGGCTTATCTGCAACAGCACGATTGCGATCAGATCCAAGGATATTTCTTCAGTCGACCGGTTACTGCTCAAGCATTAGAAAATATGCTGCAAGATAGCAAGCGTCTGCAGATTGAAACAACCGGCTCTCTGATCTGA